The segment ACGCGGGAGAATCATTCCAAATCCACTCCACAGAAGCCTCTTTAACGTTAGGAAACGTCAAGCCCGGTAACTGTCGCGCTTCGTGACACGGTAAAGCCGTCCCATCGGGTGCAATAGTTAAAAACACCGCGCCCCAACCATTCATACAAGCTTTTGGGCGTTTTTCGTAATAATCGGGAACAACATAATAAATTTTCATTTTTCCCTTCATACGTTCTTGATAAGCATGAGCAATTTTTTCACCTTCAACCAATTGTGCTTGACTGGGCATCAACTGCTCACGATTCACCCACGCCCAACCATAATATTGTGCAGTGGCTAATTCCACATAATCCGCTTCTAATTGAATCGCTAATTCTAAAATATCCGCAATTTGCTCAATATTATGACGGTGCAAAACAAAACACAATACCATAGGATAACCGTGTTTTTTAACCGCTTGTGCCATGGCTAATTTATGTTGAAAAGTGGTTGTGCCTGCTAATTGATCATTTAACGTTTCCTCACTGGCTTGGAAACTGATTTGAATATGATCCAAACCCGCTTGGCGAAATGCGGCCACTCGCGCCTCATCCATACCAATAGCAGAAGTAATTAAATTACTGTAATAACCCAATTGACGCGCCTCAGCAATAAGCTGTTCTAAATCCGTGCGCACCAAAGGTTCTCCGCCAGAAAATCCCAATTGTAACGCGCCCAATTGACGCGCTTCTTTTAACACACGAATCCATTGATCGGTGGTTAATTCTTGGCTACGCGAATAACGATTAAAATCCAGCGGATTAGAACAATACGCGCATTGCAAAGGACAGGCATAAGTCAATTCTGCCAATAACCACAAAGGCTTAGGTAGCGGGCGAGTAGTCGATCCAACCATGTTCATAAGCAGTTCTCAAAAATTCGTAAATGTCAGGGCGTAAATCTCCCGCATCGGGAAATTGTTGTTCTAATTCTTGGATTAATTCCAATACCGTTTTATCTCCTTTTGCACACCGTGATAGAATCTCACCTGCACTAGAATTTAACGTGATCATGCCTTCTGGATATAATAAAACATAAGCATTTTGTGCCGCTTCCCATTGAAAGCGATATAATGACTGAATGCGAATGATGTGCGAATCAAGTAGATTCATACTGGTTTTTCCACCGTAAAAAAGGGAGGCATTTTTAACACATAAGCCATTTGCATGGCATCTAGCATGGTCCAGAGAATTTCCAATTTAAATTGCAAAATTGATAAGGCGTGCATTTGCTGTTCATAGGTTTGAAAATAATCCAAAGTAATTTGCAAACCTTGCTGCACATCTCGACGTGCTTCGCTTAATCGATTACGAAAATATTGTAAACCAGAGCTTTCAATCCATGTATAATGATTTGGCCACGTATCCAAACGTTTTTGATGAATTTCAGGGGCAAATAACTCAGTTAATGAAGAACATGCGGCTTCTTGCCATGTGGCTTGTTGTGCAAAATGCAAATAAGCATCAACCGCAAAGCGCACCCCAGGCAATAAATGTTTAAATGACCACAACTCCTCACGAGTCAAACCGCAAGCCTCACCCAAACGCAGCCACGCTTCAATGCCGCCTTCTTGCCCGTCGCGGCCGTCGTGGTCAATGATGCGCTGTATCCAATGGCGGCGTACATGTTGATCGGGACAATTCGACAAAATCGCCGCATCTTTACGCGGAATCGTCACTTGATAATAAAAACGATTAGCCACCCAACCTTGAATCTGTTCACGAGTACATTCGCCGCGATTCATAGCCACGTGGTAGGGATGATAAATGTGATAATAAGCCCCTTTAGCCCGCAATTGGGCTTCAAATTCAGTACGACTTAGTGCAGATGGCATAAAAAGCTCCTTTGTGGTGGTTTTTTGTTGAAAACTAAGGTTAGTTTAACGAAAAAATAAAAGGCGTAAAGTTTTTTATTTTCCCATTAAGTATTTTGCTGTAGCATAATTTTTGTCCACTGTTATCATTGAATTTATCAATGATACTTTACAATAGAATTAACTCCGCTTATGCTACACACGCCTTTTTAAACACGGCTTAAACGCTCTCAGAATAACTACACCATGGAGACCACCCAATCTATGAGCCAAATTCACTCTGCTGGCGCACGTTTTCGTCAAGCTGTCGCCGCTGAACAGCCGTTGCAAGTTGTCGGCACCATCAACGCTTACACGGCACTGCTCGCGCAACGCAGTGGTTTTAAAGCCCTTTATCTTTCGGGTGCGGGCGTGGCGAATGCGTCTTTTGGCTTGCCCGATTTGGGAATTACCACGCTGAATGACGTACTAACTGACGCAAGTCGTATCACTGCAAGTACCGATTTACCGTTATTGGTCGATATTGACACGGGCTGGGGTAGTGCATTTTCCATCGCTCGTACTATCAAAGAAATGACCCGCGCAGGAGTTGCCGCCGTTCATATCGAAGATCAAGTGCAGGCCAAACGCTGTGGCCACCGTCCTAACAAAGCATTGGTTTCTACAGATGAAATGGTTGACCGCGTTAAAGCCGCCGTCGATGCCAAAATAGACAGCGAATTTGTACTCATGGCGCGCACCGATGCCCACGCCAGCGAAGGACAACAAGCCGCGATTGACCGCGCTTGTGCTTACGTTGAAGCGGGTGCGGACAT is part of the Thioflexithrix psekupsensis genome and harbors:
- the pqqE gene encoding pyrroloquinoline quinone biosynthesis protein PqqE: MVGSTTRPLPKPLWLLAELTYACPLQCAYCSNPLDFNRYSRSQELTTDQWIRVLKEARQLGALQLGFSGGEPLVRTDLEQLIAEARQLGYYSNLITSAIGMDEARVAAFRQAGLDHIQISFQASEETLNDQLAGTTTFQHKLAMAQAVKKHGYPMVLCFVLHRHNIEQIADILELAIQLEADYVELATAQYYGWAWVNREQLMPSQAQLVEGEKIAHAYQERMKGKMKIYYVVPDYYEKRPKACMNGWGAVFLTIAPDGTALPCHEARQLPGLTFPNVKEASVEWIWNDSPAFNRYRGDEWMKEPCRSCPEKSKDFGGCRCQAYLLTGDACEADPVCELSPHHDKVVDIINRADNPKNTPLILRNPQNAKRF
- the pqqD gene encoding pyrroloquinoline quinone biosynthesis peptide chaperone PqqD yields the protein MNLLDSHIIRIQSLYRFQWEAAQNAYVLLYPEGMITLNSSAGEILSRCAKGDKTVLELIQELEQQFPDAGDLRPDIYEFLRTAYEHGWIDYSPAT
- the prpB gene encoding methylisocitrate lyase, producing MSQIHSAGARFRQAVAAEQPLQVVGTINAYTALLAQRSGFKALYLSGAGVANASFGLPDLGITTLNDVLTDASRITASTDLPLLVDIDTGWGSAFSIARTIKEMTRAGVAAVHIEDQVQAKRCGHRPNKALVSTDEMVDRVKAAVDAKIDSEFVLMARTDAHASEGQQAAIDRACAYVEAGADMIFAEALHTLEDYQAFTRAVHVPVLANITEFGKTPLFTVEQLRAVGVGLVLYPLSAYRAMSAAAIEVYDTIRQQGTQQAVIDKMQTRAELYEVLGYHTYEQKLDALFRKESN
- the pqqC gene encoding pyrroloquinoline-quinone synthase PqqC; protein product: MPSALSRTEFEAQLRAKGAYYHIYHPYHVAMNRGECTREQIQGWVANRFYYQVTIPRKDAAILSNCPDQHVRRHWIQRIIDHDGRDGQEGGIEAWLRLGEACGLTREELWSFKHLLPGVRFAVDAYLHFAQQATWQEAACSSLTELFAPEIHQKRLDTWPNHYTWIESSGLQYFRNRLSEARRDVQQGLQITLDYFQTYEQQMHALSILQFKLEILWTMLDAMQMAYVLKMPPFFTVEKPV